One Brachyspira pilosicoli P43/6/78 genomic window carries:
- a CDS encoding NAD(P)-binding protein, with translation MVNNKKIVIIGAGPAGLTAAYELLKKNENLKVDIYEETNVIGGISQTVNNNGNRMDIGGHRFFSKSDKVMNFWLNIMPEESKDLNPENIDRVMLIRNRLSRIFFLKKLFNYPVTLSKDLIFNLGFLRCTKIGFSYIKSSLFPYKKVDSLEKFYINRFGRELYNLFFRDYTEKVWGC, from the coding sequence ATGGTCAATAATAAAAAAATAGTTATTATAGGTGCAGGACCTGCAGGGCTTACAGCTGCTTATGAGTTATTAAAAAAGAATGAGAACCTTAAAGTAGATATATATGAAGAAACTAATGTGATAGGCGGAATTTCTCAGACTGTAAATAATAATGGAAATAGAATGGATATAGGAGGGCATAGATTTTTTTCTAAAAGTGATAAAGTAATGAATTTTTGGCTTAATATTATGCCTGAAGAATCTAAAGATTTAAATCCTGAAAATATAGATAGGGTTATGCTTATAAGAAATAGGCTATCAAGAATATTTTTCTTAAAGAAATTATTTAATTATCCTGTAACTTTAAGTAAGGATTTAATATTTAATTTAGGTTTTTTAAGATGTACTAAAATAGGTTTTAGTTATATCAAGTCTTCTCTTTTTCCATATAAAAAAGTAGATTCTCTTGAAAAATTTTATATTAACAGATTTGGAAGAGAATTATATAATTTATTTTTTAGGGACTATACAGAGAAAGTGTGGGGGTGTTAA
- the yajC gene encoding preprotein translocase subunit YajC: MFTATLYAQTTGGAQAGGSPLVSIGMMVAIFAIFYFLLIRPQKKQQQKLAQSIASLKKGDKIIVAGGIVAEYVSDKEGGRVAIVKLGENTKIEIIKSSISAVVSEEVLNNKKEEKKDKKAIEDKNQIKEELEKAQSEEKKE, translated from the coding sequence ATGTTCACAGCAACTTTATATGCACAAACTACAGGAGGAGCTCAAGCAGGAGGAAGTCCTTTAGTATCAATAGGTATGATGGTAGCTATTTTTGCTATATTCTACTTTCTACTTATTAGACCACAAAAAAAACAACAACAAAAATTGGCTCAAAGCATAGCTAGTTTAAAAAAAGGCGATAAAATAATAGTAGCCGGCGGTATAGTAGCTGAATATGTATCTGACAAAGAAGGCGGAAGAGTTGCTATAGTGAAATTAGGAGAAAATACAAAAATAGAAATAATAAAATCTTCTATATCAGCTGTAGTTAGCGAAGAAGTTCTTAACAATAAAAAAGAAGAAAAGAAAGATAAAAAAGCTATAGAAGACAAAAATCAGATAAAAGAAGAGTTAGAAAAAGCACAATCTGAAGAAAAAAAAGAATAA
- the secD gene encoding protein translocase subunit SecD: MSHNLRLAFIIIGLAIMGWFITPTVRWYFFTPEDKKEESNMSLDEMISNGYTKEQIDEIQSLKRLRSESVNLGLDLQGGIRIVLQADFEDYANKLDRTALSLTAEEKNDAMERLISRLRGRIDQFGVSEVGIRKQGDDRVVVELPGARDPDRIKSVVLSQGALTFNLVDQEASATITSNDLLLGVFTNTAKVPENDKQVYFYSEKDDFGRRVRGAPVFIEKEASLDGSALINANVGGGQFGEVTVEFELNNEGAEQFALVTAANVNRMLAIVLDDKVISAPNINQEIRGGRGVISGSFTLEEAQDLARILKEGALPLKVSVVEEEVVGQSIGADSVKAGTTALFMAAILVAVFMIAVYRVSGVLSTIAMLINVILIIAILSPLRFTLTLPGIAGLILTIGMAVDANVIIFERIKDELKIKSNISDAIISGYDRAFATIFDSNITTIIVALILWIFGSGPVQGFAVTLFFGILINLFTAVFITRYIYEEIIRTKLVKKAGFFFI; the protein is encoded by the coding sequence ATGAGTCATAATTTAAGGCTAGCATTCATAATTATAGGTCTTGCTATAATGGGTTGGTTTATCACTCCTACAGTAAGATGGTATTTTTTCACACCAGAAGATAAAAAAGAAGAAAGTAATATGTCATTAGATGAGATGATATCTAATGGATATACAAAAGAACAAATTGATGAGATTCAGTCTCTTAAACGTCTTAGAAGCGAATCTGTAAATTTAGGATTAGACTTACAGGGCGGTATAAGAATAGTACTTCAGGCAGATTTTGAAGATTATGCCAACAAATTAGACAGAACAGCATTATCTCTTACTGCTGAAGAGAAAAATGATGCTATGGAAAGACTTATATCTAGATTAAGAGGAAGAATTGACCAATTTGGAGTTAGTGAGGTTGGTATAAGAAAGCAAGGCGATGACAGAGTGGTTGTTGAACTTCCTGGTGCTAGAGACCCTGATAGAATTAAAAGTGTTGTACTTAGCCAAGGTGCTCTCACTTTCAATTTGGTAGACCAAGAGGCTTCTGCTACAATTACTAGCAATGACTTACTTCTTGGAGTTTTCACTAATACTGCTAAAGTACCAGAAAACGACAAGCAAGTTTATTTTTATAGCGAAAAAGATGACTTTGGAAGAAGAGTTAGAGGAGCTCCTGTATTTATAGAAAAAGAGGCTTCTTTAGATGGTTCTGCTTTAATTAATGCTAATGTAGGCGGCGGACAATTTGGAGAGGTTACTGTTGAGTTTGAACTTAATAATGAAGGAGCTGAACAGTTTGCATTAGTAACTGCTGCTAATGTTAATAGAATGCTTGCTATTGTATTAGACGATAAAGTAATAAGTGCTCCTAATATCAATCAGGAAATTAGAGGTGGAAGAGGAGTTATTTCTGGAAGCTTTACTTTGGAAGAAGCTCAAGATTTAGCTAGAATACTTAAAGAAGGTGCTTTACCTTTAAAAGTAAGTGTTGTAGAGGAAGAAGTTGTAGGTCAATCTATAGGTGCTGACTCTGTTAAGGCTGGTACTACTGCTTTATTTATGGCTGCAATATTAGTTGCTGTATTTATGATTGCTGTATATAGAGTATCTGGAGTTTTATCTACAATAGCTATGCTTATAAACGTTATACTTATTATAGCTATACTTTCTCCTTTAAGATTTACTCTTACTTTGCCTGGTATAGCTGGTCTTATACTTACTATAGGTATGGCAGTTGATGCTAACGTTATTATTTTTGAACGTATAAAAGATGAATTAAAAATAAAATCTAATATTTCTGATGCTATTATATCTGGTTATGACAGAGCTTTTGCTACAATATTTGACTCTAACATTACAACAATAATAGTAGCTTTAATACTATGGATATTTGGAAGCGGCCCTGTACAAGGTTTTGCTGTTACATTGTTCTTTGGTATTTTAATAAACCTATTTACTGCTGTATTTATTACTAGATATATATATGAGGAAATTATTCGTACAAAACTTGTGAAGAAAGCTGGTTTCTTCTTTATTTAA
- a CDS encoding acetyl-CoA C-acetyltransferase, which yields MREIVIASAVRTPVGKFLGSFANTSAVELGTIAVKEALKRANIKPEQVDETYFGCVIQSALLPNVARQVSVNAGIPVEKPALTINILCGSGLRAVSMAAQMIKAGDADIVVAGGTENMSMAPYTSSAMRMGARMGETKMQDTLLNDALVCAFEHYHMGVTAENIAEQWKITREEQDEFACRSQNRAEAAIKSGRFKDEIVPVTIKTKKGEIVVDTDEHPTFGTTMESLARLKPAFKKDGTVTAGNASGINDAASAVVLMSKEKADELGIKPMAKVLGYATHGVEPRIMGIGPIEASRKALKMANLTVEDMDLIESNEAFAAQSIAVARELKFNMDIVNVNGGAIAIGHPIGASGARILTTLLYEMKKRGSKKGLATLCIGGGMGTALVVEM from the coding sequence ATGAGAGAAATAGTAATAGCAAGTGCCGTTAGAACACCTGTCGGTAAGTTTTTAGGCTCATTTGCAAATACTTCAGCTGTAGAGCTTGGTACTATTGCAGTGAAAGAGGCTTTAAAAAGAGCAAATATAAAACCAGAGCAAGTTGATGAAACTTATTTTGGCTGTGTTATACAATCAGCACTTCTTCCAAACGTTGCAAGGCAGGTTTCTGTTAATGCTGGTATACCTGTAGAAAAACCTGCATTGACCATAAACATATTATGCGGTTCTGGACTTAGAGCTGTATCAATGGCAGCACAAATGATTAAAGCTGGTGATGCTGATATAGTGGTTGCTGGTGGAACTGAAAATATGAGCATGGCACCGTATACTTCTTCTGCTATGAGAATGGGGGCAAGAATGGGTGAGACAAAAATGCAAGACACTTTACTTAATGATGCTCTTGTATGTGCTTTTGAGCATTATCATATGGGGGTTACTGCAGAGAATATAGCAGAACAGTGGAAAATAACAAGAGAAGAACAAGATGAGTTTGCATGCAGAAGTCAAAACAGAGCTGAGGCTGCTATAAAAAGCGGAAGATTTAAAGATGAGATAGTGCCTGTTACAATAAAGACCAAAAAAGGAGAAATAGTAGTAGATACTGATGAACACCCTACATTTGGTACTACTATGGAATCTTTAGCCAGATTAAAGCCTGCATTCAAAAAAGACGGTACTGTTACTGCTGGTAATGCTTCTGGTATTAATGATGCTGCTTCTGCTGTAGTACTTATGTCTAAAGAAAAGGCTGATGAGCTTGGAATTAAACCTATGGCTAAAGTTTTGGGTTATGCTACTCATGGTGTTGAGCCTAGGATAATGGGAATTGGACCAATAGAAGCTAGCAGAAAGGCTTTAAAAATGGCTAATCTCACAGTTGAAGACATGGACTTAATAGAAAGCAACGAAGCTTTTGCTGCTCAGTCTATTGCTGTTGCACGTGAGCTAAAATTCAATATGGATATAGTAAATGTTAATGGAGGCGCTATTGCTATAGGTCACCCAATAGGAGCATCAGGAGCTAGAATACTCACTACACTTTTATACGAAATGAAAAAACGCGGTTCTAAAAAAGGTCTTGCTACACTTTGTATAGGCGGCGGTATGGGTACTGCTTTAGTGGTAGAGATGTAA
- the gmd gene encoding GDP-mannose 4,6-dehydratase, whose protein sequence is MKKALITGITGQDGSYLAELLLEKGYEVHGIIRRSSSFNTERIDHLYSDPHINDVRMFLHYGDLSDSSNLSRLLEKIQPDEIYNLAAQSHVRVSFDMPEYTADVVGLGTIRILDAIKETHIKTKFYQASTSELYGKVVETPQTEKTPFYPRSPYACAKLYSYWITVNYRESYDMYACNGILFNHESPRRGETFVTKKITHAIAKILKKEQDKLYLGNLDAKRDWGYAKDYVEAMWLMLQQEKADDYVIATGETHSVKEFLDEAFGLVGLDWKKYVEIDPRYYRPAEVDLLLGDPTKAKEKLGWKPKTTFKELVKIMLEYDLNSVGLSLKDFN, encoded by the coding sequence ATGAAAAAAGCACTTATTACAGGAATTACAGGACAAGATGGTTCTTATTTAGCTGAACTTTTATTAGAGAAAGGCTATGAAGTACATGGTATAATTAGAAGAAGCTCATCTTTTAATACAGAGAGAATAGATCATTTGTATAGTGATCCTCATATTAATGATGTTAGAATGTTTTTACATTATGGAGATTTATCTGATAGTTCTAATTTATCAAGATTGTTAGAGAAAATACAGCCAGATGAAATATATAATTTGGCAGCACAAAGTCATGTAAGAGTAAGTTTTGATATGCCAGAATATACTGCTGATGTTGTAGGATTAGGTACTATAAGAATACTTGATGCTATTAAAGAAACACATATAAAAACAAAATTTTATCAAGCTTCAACAAGTGAATTATATGGTAAAGTTGTTGAAACTCCCCAAACTGAGAAAACACCTTTTTATCCAAGAAGCCCTTATGCTTGTGCTAAATTATATTCATATTGGATTACGGTTAATTATAGAGAAAGCTATGATATGTATGCTTGTAATGGTATATTATTTAATCATGAAAGCCCAAGAAGAGGTGAAACTTTTGTTACTAAAAAGATAACACATGCAATTGCTAAGATTTTAAAGAAAGAACAAGATAAACTATATTTAGGTAATTTGGATGCTAAGAGAGACTGGGGATATGCTAAGGATTATGTTGAGGCTATGTGGCTTATGTTGCAGCAAGAAAAAGCTGATGATTATGTTATAGCTACAGGAGAGACACATTCTGTAAAAGAGTTTCTTGATGAAGCTTTTGGTCTTGTTGGTCTTGATTGGAAAAAATATGTTGAAATAGACCCTAGATATTATAGACCTGCTGAAGTAGATTTACTTTTGGGAGACCCTACTAAAGCTAAAGAAAAATTGGGTTGGAAGCCAAAAACTACTTTTAAAGAGTTAGTAAAAATAATGTTAGAATATGACTTAAATAGTGTAGGATTAAGTTTAAAGGACTTTAATTAA
- a CDS encoding glycosyltransferase family 2 protein has translation MEREIPNYEYKEYFSKRNEYCLLIPTWNEGERIQIELKRLKDSDIPGKIDIFLLDAGSTDGSINDDFLRDIGVRAVLTIRMKGQANAYKAGFSKVSDEKYKGIVTVDGNNKDSVEQTMEFVELLEKGYDFVQGSRFMKGGYHENTPLSRVLAIKLISNPLLSLSSGFKYTETMSAFRGFSMKIIDDDRIAIFRDIFTSWESQWYLANIIPKLGYKVIEIPQTRVYPKSGKIPTKINFWGNLQIMSQLIKVVTGYYNVKK, from the coding sequence ATGGAAAGAGAAATACCAAATTATGAATATAAAGAATATTTTAGTAAAAGAAATGAGTATTGTTTATTAATACCTACTTGGAACGAGGGAGAAAGAATACAAATAGAACTTAAACGTTTGAAAGATTCTGATATACCTGGAAAGATAGATATATTTTTGCTTGATGCTGGAAGTACAGATGGTTCTATAAATGATGATTTTCTTAGAGATATAGGAGTAAGGGCTGTTCTTACTATTAGAATGAAAGGTCAAGCCAATGCTTATAAAGCAGGTTTCTCAAAAGTATCTGATGAGAAATATAAAGGAATAGTTACAGTAGATGGTAATAATAAAGATAGTGTAGAGCAGACTATGGAGTTTGTAGAATTATTAGAAAAAGGTTATGATTTTGTTCAAGGTTCAAGATTTATGAAAGGTGGATATCATGAAAACACACCACTTTCAAGAGTATTAGCAATTAAATTAATTTCTAATCCTCTATTATCATTATCTTCAGGATTTAAATATACAGAAACAATGTCAGCCTTTAGAGGTTTTTCTATGAAGATAATAGATGATGATAGAATAGCTATTTTTAGGGATATATTTACTAGTTGGGAATCACAATGGTATTTAGCAAATATAATACCTAAATTGGGTTATAAAGTTATAGAGATACCACAAACAAGAGTTTATCCCAAAAGTGGTAAAATACCAACTAAAATAAATTTTTGGGGGAATTTACAAATAATGTCACAGTTAATAAAAGTAGTAACTGGATATTATAATGTAAAGAAATAA
- a CDS encoding FAD-dependent oxidoreductase produces the protein MKNFILTDLEENYIIYFLGTIQRKCGGVKPSELSPDWGAQRVKGLSVWKTIINALKPKKKSNDIKQKGVETSLIEKFLYPKYGPGQLWETVAKEIENMGGKIYFNKKIDKIKIENNKIISIASNDNETIDNIDYLISTMPVKDLIHSISSMSQIPQDVSTIASKLQYRDFITVGLLLKDIALHNKDGVVKDNWIYIQEPYVKVARLQLFNNWSPYMVSDKKLHYVGMEYMCFENDELWSMSDDEFIKFAIGEMKSLKLIRDEDIVSSNVVRIRKAYPSYTGVYNEFYKIKEYTEKIDNLFLIGRNGMHRYNNMDHSMLSAMEAVNCIINENMDKSSIWNINTEEEYHEEKSN, from the coding sequence TTGAAAAATTTTATATTAACAGATTTGGAAGAGAATTATATAATTTATTTTTTAGGGACTATACAGAGAAAGTGTGGGGGTGTTAAACCTTCTGAATTAAGCCCAGATTGGGGAGCACAAAGAGTTAAAGGGCTTTCTGTTTGGAAAACTATAATCAATGCTTTAAAACCAAAAAAGAAAAGTAATGATATAAAACAAAAAGGTGTAGAAACTAGTTTAATAGAGAAATTTTTATATCCTAAATATGGTCCAGGTCAATTATGGGAAACAGTTGCAAAAGAAATAGAAAACATGGGCGGAAAAATATATTTTAATAAAAAAATAGATAAAATAAAAATTGAAAATAATAAGATTATTTCAATCGCTTCAAATGATAATGAAACTATAGATAATATTGATTATTTAATTTCAACAATGCCTGTTAAAGACTTAATACATTCTATATCATCTATGAGTCAAATTCCTCAAGATGTATCAACGATAGCATCTAAGCTTCAATATAGAGATTTCATAACAGTTGGATTATTATTGAAAGACATAGCTTTGCATAATAAAGATGGAGTTGTAAAAGATAATTGGATTTATATACAAGAGCCTTATGTAAAAGTTGCTAGACTTCAATTATTTAACAACTGGAGTCCTTATATGGTTTCTGATAAAAAACTTCATTATGTTGGTATGGAATATATGTGCTTTGAAAATGATGAGTTATGGTCTATGAGTGATGATGAGTTTATAAAATTTGCTATAGGTGAAATGAAATCATTAAAATTAATAAGAGATGAAGATATAGTGTCTTCTAATGTTGTTAGAATTAGAAAGGCTTATCCTTCTTATACAGGTGTTTATAATGAGTTTTATAAGATAAAAGAATATACAGAAAAAATAGATAATTTATTTTTGATAGGAAGAAATGGAATGCATAGATATAATAATATGGATCATTCTATGCTTTCTGCTATGGAAGCTGTTAATTGTATCATTAATGAGAATATGGATAAAAGCAGTATATGGAATATTAATACTGAAGAAGAATATCATGAAGAAAAATCCAATTAA
- a CDS encoding MATE family efflux transporter — MNNILHLFIKYVSLNVLGMIGLSCYILADTFFVARGIGSDGLTALNIAIPIFNFVNGIGLMLGIGSATKYAILKAQNKNNEANIIFTNSLIYILIISVLFITLSIFFTSSIAYILGARGNIHSMTNIYIKMILLFSPMFMLNNVLLGFVRNDNHPRLAMIAMLMGSLFNIVFDYIFIFPFNMGIFGAVLATVFSPVVSILILSALFIKKKNTFFIVKPNISFRKFFEISSLGVSFLITEVSSGFVILSFNIIILNIAGDVGVAAYGITANIALVIIAIFTGMGQGVQPIISINYNNQDNINKIYKYAVILSTSISIFVYIITYLFANEITSIFNRDNIEELQRISVNGLRIYFTAFIFVGYNIITCVYFSSRDKAKQAFIISILRGFIFIMPSIFILSSIFNMTGVWLSFPVAEILTSIFSFLFFINSRNKLISNINNLL; from the coding sequence ATGAATAATATACTTCATCTATTTATTAAATATGTATCACTTAATGTGCTTGGTATGATTGGTTTATCTTGCTATATACTTGCTGATACTTTTTTTGTTGCTAGAGGAATAGGCTCTGATGGGCTTACCGCTTTGAATATTGCTATACCTATTTTTAATTTTGTTAATGGAATTGGTTTAATGCTTGGAATAGGCTCTGCTACTAAGTATGCTATATTAAAAGCACAAAATAAAAATAATGAAGCAAATATTATATTTACTAATTCTTTAATTTATATATTGATAATATCAGTTTTGTTTATAACTTTGAGTATTTTCTTTACATCTAGTATAGCTTATATTTTGGGAGCTAGAGGTAATATACATTCTATGACTAATATTTATATAAAGATGATACTTTTATTTTCGCCTATGTTTATGCTTAATAATGTGCTTTTAGGTTTTGTGAGAAATGATAATCACCCGAGACTTGCTATGATTGCTATGCTTATGGGAAGTTTGTTTAATATTGTTTTTGATTATATATTTATTTTTCCTTTTAATATGGGAATATTTGGAGCTGTGCTTGCAACAGTATTTTCTCCTGTTGTGAGCATACTAATATTATCAGCATTATTTATAAAAAAGAAAAATACATTTTTTATTGTAAAGCCTAATATTAGTTTTAGAAAATTCTTTGAAATATCATCTCTTGGTGTATCTTTTTTAATTACTGAAGTTTCATCAGGTTTTGTTATTTTATCTTTCAATATAATAATATTAAATATTGCAGGCGATGTAGGAGTAGCTGCTTATGGAATTACTGCAAATATAGCATTAGTGATTATAGCAATATTTACAGGAATGGGGCAGGGAGTGCAGCCTATTATAAGTATTAACTATAATAATCAAGATAATATAAATAAAATATATAAATATGCTGTAATTTTATCAACCAGTATTTCTATTTTTGTTTATATAATTACTTATTTATTTGCTAATGAAATAACTTCAATTTTTAATAGAGACAATATAGAAGAGCTTCAAAGAATATCAGTTAATGGACTTCGCATATATTTTACAGCATTTATATTTGTGGGATATAATATTATCACTTGCGTATATTTTTCTTCTAGAGATAAAGCTAAGCAGGCATTTATAATATCTATATTAAGAGGTTTTATATTCATAATGCCTTCAATATTTATTTTATCTAGTATTTTTAATATGACAGGGGTATGGTTATCATTTCCAGTTGCAGAGATTTTAACAAGCATTTTTTCATTTTTATTTTTTATTAATAGCAGAAATAAATTGATTAGTAATATTAATAATTTATTATAA
- a CDS encoding GDP-L-fucose synthase family protein: MKKIYIAGHRGLVGSAIDRVLTKKGYSNIIRKTHSELDLRNREDVFKFFEKEKPEWVFLSAAKVGGIYANNTYPVDFLLYNLQIQNNIIEASYTYGVEKLMFLGSSCIYPKECPQPIKEEYLLSGYLESTNRPYALAKITGIELCESYNRQYNTNYIAVMPCNLYGINDNYHAENAHVIPMLIRRFHEAKINNLKETVIWGSGTPLREFMCSDDLAEACIYLMENKDAKDIGKFINIGSGKEVTIKELAELIKKVVGFTGEIKLDSSKPDGTMRKLLDVSKINALGWKYKTELEDGLKIAYEDFLKNYNK, translated from the coding sequence ATGAAGAAAATATATATAGCAGGACATAGAGGTTTAGTTGGCAGCGCAATAGATAGAGTGCTTACAAAAAAAGGTTATTCTAATATAATAAGAAAAACACATTCAGAGTTAGATTTAAGAAACAGAGAAGATGTTTTTAAGTTTTTTGAAAAAGAAAAACCAGAGTGGGTATTTTTATCAGCTGCTAAAGTAGGCGGCATATATGCTAATAATACTTATCCAGTAGATTTTTTATTATATAATTTACAAATACAAAATAATATAATAGAAGCTTCTTATACTTATGGCGTTGAAAAATTAATGTTTTTAGGTTCAAGCTGTATATATCCAAAAGAATGCCCTCAGCCGATAAAAGAAGAATATTTACTTTCAGGATATTTAGAAAGTACAAATAGACCTTATGCATTAGCAAAAATTACAGGTATAGAATTGTGTGAATCTTATAACAGACAGTATAATACTAATTATATAGCTGTTATGCCTTGTAATCTTTATGGTATAAATGATAATTATCATGCAGAAAATGCTCATGTTATACCAATGCTTATAAGACGTTTTCATGAAGCAAAAATAAATAATTTGAAGGAAACTGTTATTTGGGGTAGCGGTACTCCTTTAAGAGAGTTTATGTGTTCAGATGATTTGGCAGAGGCTTGTATTTATTTAATGGAAAATAAAGATGCTAAAGATATAGGCAAATTTATTAATATAGGTTCTGGAAAGGAAGTTACTATAAAAGAATTAGCAGAGTTAATAAAAAAAGTTGTAGGTTTTACAGGTGAAATAAAATTAGATAGCTCTAAACCAGATGGCACTATGAGAAAATTATTAGATGTTTCAAAGATAAACGCTTTAGGTTGGAAATATAAAACAGAACTTGAAGATGGTTTAAAAATAGCTTATGAAGATTTTTTAAAAAATTATAATAAATAA
- the secF gene encoding protein translocase subunit SecF: MSENIKKNNDVKKTENNDVTKNKIPFVKFMPVAAVISSILFIASIGLFINKLTTNSFNMGIDFAGGVELQVKIDNPEVINIAEIRNLYRNFGTETVNIQELEGEDNINAFLLRFRGSNEESDRAMQVLYDKYTKEKVTLIGSNIISGVVSSDNLKLAFILVIVSWIIIMIYITIRFNYRYAFPAIITLIHNVVIVFGILLFLNKEFSVLVLSSMLTLIGYTINDIIVVFDRIRENADVKRPFKEIVNISLNNVVGRTVITSVSTLLAALAIMIWGGFILYDFAFTFFCGVVIGTYASNFIASGLLILFMKGKKA, encoded by the coding sequence ATGAGCGAAAATATTAAAAAAAATAATGATGTTAAAAAAACTGAAAATAATGATGTAACAAAAAATAAAATTCCTTTTGTTAAATTTATGCCTGTTGCGGCTGTTATATCTAGTATATTATTTATAGCTTCTATTGGGCTTTTTATTAATAAATTGACTACTAATAGCTTTAATATGGGTATAGATTTTGCAGGCGGTGTTGAATTACAAGTGAAAATTGATAATCCAGAAGTAATAAATATCGCTGAAATAAGAAATTTATACAGAAACTTTGGTACAGAAACTGTTAATATACAAGAACTTGAAGGAGAAGATAATATCAATGCTTTTCTTTTAAGATTTAGAGGCTCTAATGAAGAATCTGATAGAGCTATGCAAGTGCTTTATGATAAATATACAAAAGAAAAAGTAACTCTTATAGGAAGTAATATTATAAGCGGTGTTGTATCTTCTGATAATTTAAAACTAGCTTTTATACTTGTAATAGTGTCTTGGATTATCATTATGATATACATTACTATAAGATTTAATTATAGATATGCTTTCCCTGCTATTATTACTCTTATACATAATGTTGTTATAGTATTTGGTATACTTCTATTTTTGAATAAAGAGTTTTCTGTATTAGTTCTCTCTTCAATGCTTACTTTAATAGGTTATACAATCAACGATATAATAGTTGTATTTGATAGAATCAGAGAAAATGCTGATGTTAAAAGACCATTTAAAGAAATTGTTAATATAAGTCTTAATAATGTTGTAGGTAGAACTGTAATTACTAGTGTTTCTACATTGCTTGCTGCTCTTGCTATAATGATATGGGGCGGATTTATACTTTATGATTTTGCTTTTACATTCTTTTGCGGTGTAGTGATAGGTACTTATGCTAGTAACTTTATTGCAAGCGGCCTTTTAATATTATTTATGAAAGGAAAAAAAGCATAA
- a CDS encoding tetratricopeptide repeat protein yields MYQNLVKEIKNSKEDSAMEILEKIFQIDDRNYLALNGAGILYTKIYTKNGNNTYFVKADKFYESAISIYNKNKDILNNKAILYSTKYGKDNNNNDYNTALSIFNNAISSYNNDFDIIHNRATLNLLNYKLTANASSFDEALKDYNELIEIDHHNIYALSNRSILYFDKYKYTKDKKYFEKSIKDCNEAFNINSEESLDSNNNPHYIYKY; encoded by the coding sequence ATGTATCAAAATCTTGTAAAAGAAATAAAGAATTCCAAAGAAGATAGTGCTATGGAAATACTTGAAAAAATATTTCAAATAGATGACAGAAACTATTTAGCTTTGAATGGTGCTGGAATACTTTATACAAAGATATATACTAAAAACGGAAATAACACTTATTTTGTAAAGGCTGATAAGTTTTATGAATCTGCAATTTCTATATATAATAAAAACAAAGATATTCTAAATAATAAAGCAATATTATATTCAACTAAATATGGTAAAGATAATAACAATAATGATTATAACACTGCTTTAAGTATTTTTAATAATGCAATATCCTCTTACAATAATGATTTTGATATTATTCATAATAGAGCAACTTTGAATTTATTAAATTATAAACTTACAGCAAATGCATCTTCTTTTGATGAAGCATTAAAAGATTATAATGAACTTATAGAAATAGACCATCATAATATATATGCCTTAAGCAACAGAAGCATACTTTATTTTGATAAATACAAATATACAAAAGATAAAAAATATTTTGAAAAATCAATAAAAGATTGTAATGAAGCATTTAATATTAATTCAGAAGAATCTCTAGACTCTAACAACAATCCTCACTATATATACAAGTATTAA